The Toxorhynchites rutilus septentrionalis strain SRP chromosome 3, ASM2978413v1, whole genome shotgun sequence genome includes a region encoding these proteins:
- the LOC129774897 gene encoding uncharacterized protein LOC129774897, whose protein sequence is MNHISVVLIAALATLIPTISGHGMVVVPPNRSSRWRCNPSAPTNWNDNELWCGGLNVQWNQNGGRCGHCGDDFAHGMPRNNELGGIYGQGEIVANYTQGSEIQVDVRITQNHLGYFEFNLCDLSRGSETAECFERTPLLDCEGRRHWYLNSTLNQVYKVCLKLPEDVVCEHCVIQWTYVTGNNWGICPDGTGAIGCGPQEHFRSCSDIGIYNAGDDRLSHSFNYCPDGPRTFDWIDGNLPEENFLEQK, encoded by the exons ATGAACCATATTTCCGTGGTTTTGATTGCGGCACTCGCAACGTTGATTCCCACAATCAGCGGCCACGGGATGGTAGTCGTTCCACCCAACAGAAGCTCTCGCTGGCGTTGCAACCCATCGGCGCCGACGAACTGGAACGATAATGAGTTGTGGTGCGGTGGACTTAACGTCCAGTGGAACCAAAACGGCGGTAGGTGCGGCCACTGTGGTGACGACTTTGCACATGGTATGCCTCGCAACAACGAATTGGGAGGAATCTATGGACAGGGAGAGATCGTTGCCAACTACACCCAAGGCTCTGAGATTCAGGTGGACGTGAGAATTACCCAGAATCATCTCGGCTACTTTGAGTTCAATTTATGCGACTTGAGCCGAGGATCCGAAACTGCGGAATGCTTCGAGCGAACTCCACTTCTAGACTGTGAAGGTAGACGCCACTGGTATCTGAATTCTACGCTGAACCAGGTGTATAAGGTTTGCCTTAAACTGCCCGAAGATGTAGTTTGTGAACACTGTGTTATTCAATGGACGTACGTTACTG GTAACAACTGGGGTATTTGCCCAGATGGAACTGGAGCCATTGGCTGTGGTCCTCAGGAACACTTCCGTTCGTGTTCCGACATCGGTATCTACAACGCAGGAGACGATCGGCTGAGCCACTCCTTCAACTACTGCCCCGACGGTCCACGTACATTTGATTGGATCGATGGTAACCTTCCGGAGGAGAACTTTCTGGAACAAAAATAA
- the LOC129774898 gene encoding RNA transcription, translation and transport factor protein, protein MFERYLAALEYPAQGGINIDDPKEFRNIVLWLEDQKIRYYTIEDRANLRKVGSAADWDPAYEKFKLDLKFPTNLKSKVEELTWLFLYAIKLEYSDNSDRYRSITAAKKLEEKKATAAPEIKSTNPFDNLDFTSSDFEEGSRKLAEKLGVAYHPDYLMSLRSAARVISTTFNKEALKEPIITGKPFPIDEGIGMGFGKDPDLEKAARILRLLQIQSLRKLQTTINETIVAVQNITADPRTDTTLGKVGR, encoded by the exons ATGTTTGAACGCTATTTAGCAGCCCTAGAATACCCTGCCCAGGGAGGAATAAATATAGATG acCCTAAGGAATTCCGCAACATTGTTCTTTGGcttgaggatcaaaaaatccgCTATTACACGATCGAAGATCGAGCCAACCTCCGCAAAGTGGGCTCAGCAGCCGATTGGGACCCAGCGTACGAAAAGTTCAAACTAGATCTCAAATTTCCCACTAATCTGAAATCAAAGGTGGAAGAGCTTACGTGGTTGTTTCTATACGCGATAAAGCTAGAATATTCGGACAATTCCGACCGGTATCGATCCATAACAGCTGctaaaaaattggaagaaaaaaaagcaaCAGCTGCCCCGGAAATTAAATCTACCAATCCATTCGACAACTTAGATT TCACAAGTTCTGATTTCGAGGAAGGTTCTCGGAAGTTAGCGGAAAAGCTAGGCGTAGCTTATCATCCTGATTATTTAATGTCGCTGAGATCGGCAGCGCGTGTAATTTCAACGACGTTTAATAAGGAAGCTTTAAAGGAACCGATCATTACTGGCAAGCCATTCCCAATCGACGAAGGAATCGGTATGGGCTTTGGAAAGGATCCAGATCTAGAGAAGGCGGCTAGAATCCTTAGGTTATTACAAATCCAAAGTTTGCGCAAACTTCAAACGACAATCAATGAAACTATCGTTGCTGTGCAAAATATCACCGCAGATCCACGCACCGATACCACTCTGGGAAAGGTAGGAAGATAA
- the LOC129774896 gene encoding NADH-cytochrome b5 reductase-like → MCIKCGQNITHSMESDDNVPECCGSGCTNCVLDRTPSFRRPNSSSGKAHIFDGGYKLFECTDIKPCGDNTFMFRFQIPTNMPEEADKLLMIPPGSHLVMRAARNWRETNRSTNRVFTKWLDGVRQRLAQRMARERKQFKGLEKYDKSEQDLYFSRPYTPVKVVPDGRFFEVLIKLEVCGQMSEFLTTLNVGDLTEWKGVYSQLIWERNKFRSLIGFAQGVGLAPIYSIMASILADDTDETRLFLCYCCKDVDNILLRSNLLEFGGYWNFECVIYLSREACTCGGKTNRQCSCLSSRKKYNERVFNHRLEKMDIENLLFKYTRDSHQVLICGNESFSSFVETTLTELTISSVYKFQ, encoded by the coding sequence ATGTGTATAAAATGTGGACAAAATATAACACATTCAATGGAATCCGACGACAATGTTCCAGAGTGCTGTGGTTCCGGTTGTACAAATTGCGTACTTGATCGCACACCAAGTTTCCGGAGGCCAAACTCAAGTTCTGGCAAAGCACACATTTTTGACGGTGGTTATAAACTGTTCGAGTGTACCGATATCAAACCATGCGGTGATAACACGTTTATGTTCCGCTTCCAAATCCCTACCAATATGCCGGAAGAAGCTGATAAACTTCTAATGATTCCTCCCGGTAGCCATTTGGTCATGCGAGCTGCGCGAAACTGGCGGGAAACTAATCGATCCACCAATAGGGTTTTCACGAAGTGGCTAGATGGAGTGCGACAGCGTTTGGCGCAACGCATGGCGCGTGAACGCAAACAATTCAAAGGGCTAGAGAAATACGATAAAAGTGAACAGGATCTGTATTTCAGTCGGCCGTACACGCCGGTGAAGGTTGTTCCGGATGGAAGATTTTTCGAAGTTTTGATTAAACTGGAAGTGTGCGGTCAGATGTCGGAGTTTTTGACGACTTTGAATGTAGGGGATTTAACGGAATGGAAAGGCGTATACAGCCAGCTAATTTGGGAGAGGAATAAATTTAGAAGCCTGATTGGTTTTGCGCAGGGAGTTGGACTGGCTCCTATCTATTCAATTATGGCTAGTATACTGGCAGACGACACAGATGAAACAAGATTATTTTTGTGTTACTGCTGTAAAGATGTCGACAATATTCTGCTACGGTCAAACTTATTAGAATTTGGTGGATATTGGAATTTCGAATGCGTGATATACCTTTCTCGAGAGGCCTGCACGTGTGGAGGTAAGACTAACCGACAGTGCTCATGTTTGTCATCACGGAAGAAATACAACGAACGGGTGTTCAATCATAGACTGGAAAAGATGGATATAGAAAATTTATTGTTTAAGTATACGCGGGATTCGCATCAGGTCCTAATCTGCGGGAACGAGTCCTTCTCTAGTTTTGTAGAAACTACATTAACAGAGCTAACTATAAGTAGTGTttataaatttcaataa
- the LOC129774889 gene encoding cytosolic carboxypeptidase 6 isoform X1 has product MGDFGSDSEDSDGEGGLGNVSRVIIRPPGHSGKAKRGHLCFDAAFETGNLGRVDLAGEFEYDLFLRPDTCNPRYRFWFNFTVDNVKQDQRVIFNIVNINKSRNLFREGMTPLVKSSSRPKWQRIPRCEVFYYKSAIHQNHHVLSFAFGFDKEDEVYQFALTFPYSYSKLQAYLNALESKFPDSFERTTLGMTVQNRKLELITFDDVKKPEKVDQKNVIHMVVVLARIHPGESPASYVVQGLIEYLAAANQPISKALRENVVFKIIPMLNPDGVFLGNNRCNVIGHDLNRCWNKMSQYTHPTLAAAMKMLKEYDNSSCYQVDFVIDIHAHSSLTGTFIYGSTYDNVYRYERHLVFPKLFASKCEDFCQEHMMFNADDRKSGTARRYFVDALSDNVNTYTLEVSMSGYYLNDTNILTQYTEDGYMRIGRNLARTFLEYYRFTNILPIPAVDELRPRKGRPRTHRPRTRSKTRSEVRARPRTVRTYAPISYTDLSICYDSSTSNEGSPIRYMYSTYGGFRLRTIGPPDQYSLANIQAARFSHLDFSSDFRFKVTPKPKTAPEHKMPPIEILNVPPQPCLTIIDFNQLTRGGLEEATSGRTFEKEKEKVRRHTVKSSSRKA; this is encoded by the exons ACAGTGAGGACAGCGATGGAGAGGGTGGACTTGGAAATGTGAGCCGTGTTATCATACGACCTCCAG gACACAGCGGTAAAGCGAAGCGCGGTCATCTCTGCTTCGATGCTGCCTTCGAAACCGGCAACCTGGGCCGCGTGGATCTTGCCGGTGAATTCGAGTATGATCTGTTCCTTCGGCCGGACACGTGCAATCCCCGATACagattttggttcaattttacGGTGGATAACGTCAAGCAGGACCAACGGGTAATATTCAACATTGTGAACATTAACAAGAGCCGCAATCTATTCAGGGAAGGCATGACGCCACTAGTGAAGTCCAGCAGTCGTCCCAAATGGCAGCGGATACCCCGCTGCGAAGTATTCTACTACAAGTCGGCCATACACCAGAACCATCATGTGTTGAGTTTTGCGTTTGGATTCGATAAGGAGGACGAGGTGTACCAGTTCGCACTCACATTTCCCTATTCGTACTCGAAGTTGCAAGCTTACCTGAATGCACTGGAATCCAAATTCCCGGATTCTTTTGAGCGGACCACTTTGGGGATGACAGTT CAAAATCGCAAACTGGAACTGATCACATTTGATGACGTGAAAAAGCCGGAAAAAGTTGACCAAAAGAATGTCATCCACATGGTGGTAGTACTCGCGCGAATACATCCGGGTGAATCCCCTGCATCGTATGTAGTGCAGGGGTTAATTGAATATTTGGCGGCAGCGAATCAACCAATATCGAAAGCTTTACGAGAAAATGTTGTGTTCAAAATTATTCCTATGTTAAATCCAGATGGTGTGTTCCTAGGCAATAATAGATGCAACGTGATTGGGCACGATTTAAACCGATGCTGGAACAAGATGTCTCAGTATACGCATCCAACACTGGCTGCGGCAATGAAGATGCTGAAGGAGTATGACAATTCAAGT TGTTACCAAGTAGATTTCGTGATCGATATTCACGCTCATTCTAGCTTAACGGGTACGTTCATTTACGGTAGCACATACGATAACGTTTACCGATACGAGCGACATTTGGTGTTCCCAAAGTTATTCGCTTCGAAATGTGAAGATTTCTGCCAGGAGCACATGATGTTCAATGCGGATGACCGAAAATCAGGAACAGCCAGAAGATACTTCGTAGACGCGCTCAGTGACAATGTCAACACATACACGCTTGAGGTTTCGATGTCCGGCTACTACCTTAATGATACCAACATTCTCACGCAATACACTGAGGATGGAT ATATGCGAATTGGACGGAATCTTGCTCGAACCTTCCTCGAATACTATCGCTTCACCAACATTCTGCCCATTCCTGCCGTTGACGAGCTTCGACCTCGCAAGGGGAGACCCCGAACGCACCGTCCGAGAACACGTTCCAAAACCCGCAGTGAAGTTCGGGCCCGTCCGAGAACCGTTCGTACCTATGCTCCCATAAGTTACACGGATCTCTCGATCTGCTATGACAGTTCAACCTCGAACGAAGGGTCACCAATTCGTTATATGTACTCTACCTACGGTGGATTTCGTTTGCGAACCATCGGTCCACCCGATCAGTATTCGCTGGCTAACATACAGGCGGCTCGTTTTAGCCATCTTGATTTTAGCAGCGACTTCCGGTTCAAAGTTACGCCAAAACCAAAAACAGCACCAGAGCACAAAATGCCTCCGATAGAGATATTGAATGTGCCGCCACAACCCTGCCTTACCATTATAGACTTTAACCAGCTAACCCGAGGGGGTCTAGAAGAAGCCACATCCGGACGAACATTCgagaaggagaaggaaaaaGTTCGACGCCATACCGTCAAAAGCAGTTCACGGAAAGCGTAA
- the LOC129774889 gene encoding cytosolic carboxypeptidase 6 isoform X2, producing the protein MGDFGSGHSGKAKRGHLCFDAAFETGNLGRVDLAGEFEYDLFLRPDTCNPRYRFWFNFTVDNVKQDQRVIFNIVNINKSRNLFREGMTPLVKSSSRPKWQRIPRCEVFYYKSAIHQNHHVLSFAFGFDKEDEVYQFALTFPYSYSKLQAYLNALESKFPDSFERTTLGMTVQNRKLELITFDDVKKPEKVDQKNVIHMVVVLARIHPGESPASYVVQGLIEYLAAANQPISKALRENVVFKIIPMLNPDGVFLGNNRCNVIGHDLNRCWNKMSQYTHPTLAAAMKMLKEYDNSSCYQVDFVIDIHAHSSLTGTFIYGSTYDNVYRYERHLVFPKLFASKCEDFCQEHMMFNADDRKSGTARRYFVDALSDNVNTYTLEVSMSGYYLNDTNILTQYTEDGYMRIGRNLARTFLEYYRFTNILPIPAVDELRPRKGRPRTHRPRTRSKTRSEVRARPRTVRTYAPISYTDLSICYDSSTSNEGSPIRYMYSTYGGFRLRTIGPPDQYSLANIQAARFSHLDFSSDFRFKVTPKPKTAPEHKMPPIEILNVPPQPCLTIIDFNQLTRGGLEEATSGRTFEKEKEKVRRHTVKSSSRKA; encoded by the exons gACACAGCGGTAAAGCGAAGCGCGGTCATCTCTGCTTCGATGCTGCCTTCGAAACCGGCAACCTGGGCCGCGTGGATCTTGCCGGTGAATTCGAGTATGATCTGTTCCTTCGGCCGGACACGTGCAATCCCCGATACagattttggttcaattttacGGTGGATAACGTCAAGCAGGACCAACGGGTAATATTCAACATTGTGAACATTAACAAGAGCCGCAATCTATTCAGGGAAGGCATGACGCCACTAGTGAAGTCCAGCAGTCGTCCCAAATGGCAGCGGATACCCCGCTGCGAAGTATTCTACTACAAGTCGGCCATACACCAGAACCATCATGTGTTGAGTTTTGCGTTTGGATTCGATAAGGAGGACGAGGTGTACCAGTTCGCACTCACATTTCCCTATTCGTACTCGAAGTTGCAAGCTTACCTGAATGCACTGGAATCCAAATTCCCGGATTCTTTTGAGCGGACCACTTTGGGGATGACAGTT CAAAATCGCAAACTGGAACTGATCACATTTGATGACGTGAAAAAGCCGGAAAAAGTTGACCAAAAGAATGTCATCCACATGGTGGTAGTACTCGCGCGAATACATCCGGGTGAATCCCCTGCATCGTATGTAGTGCAGGGGTTAATTGAATATTTGGCGGCAGCGAATCAACCAATATCGAAAGCTTTACGAGAAAATGTTGTGTTCAAAATTATTCCTATGTTAAATCCAGATGGTGTGTTCCTAGGCAATAATAGATGCAACGTGATTGGGCACGATTTAAACCGATGCTGGAACAAGATGTCTCAGTATACGCATCCAACACTGGCTGCGGCAATGAAGATGCTGAAGGAGTATGACAATTCAAGT TGTTACCAAGTAGATTTCGTGATCGATATTCACGCTCATTCTAGCTTAACGGGTACGTTCATTTACGGTAGCACATACGATAACGTTTACCGATACGAGCGACATTTGGTGTTCCCAAAGTTATTCGCTTCGAAATGTGAAGATTTCTGCCAGGAGCACATGATGTTCAATGCGGATGACCGAAAATCAGGAACAGCCAGAAGATACTTCGTAGACGCGCTCAGTGACAATGTCAACACATACACGCTTGAGGTTTCGATGTCCGGCTACTACCTTAATGATACCAACATTCTCACGCAATACACTGAGGATGGAT ATATGCGAATTGGACGGAATCTTGCTCGAACCTTCCTCGAATACTATCGCTTCACCAACATTCTGCCCATTCCTGCCGTTGACGAGCTTCGACCTCGCAAGGGGAGACCCCGAACGCACCGTCCGAGAACACGTTCCAAAACCCGCAGTGAAGTTCGGGCCCGTCCGAGAACCGTTCGTACCTATGCTCCCATAAGTTACACGGATCTCTCGATCTGCTATGACAGTTCAACCTCGAACGAAGGGTCACCAATTCGTTATATGTACTCTACCTACGGTGGATTTCGTTTGCGAACCATCGGTCCACCCGATCAGTATTCGCTGGCTAACATACAGGCGGCTCGTTTTAGCCATCTTGATTTTAGCAGCGACTTCCGGTTCAAAGTTACGCCAAAACCAAAAACAGCACCAGAGCACAAAATGCCTCCGATAGAGATATTGAATGTGCCGCCACAACCCTGCCTTACCATTATAGACTTTAACCAGCTAACCCGAGGGGGTCTAGAAGAAGCCACATCCGGACGAACATTCgagaaggagaaggaaaaaGTTCGACGCCATACCGTCAAAAGCAGTTCACGGAAAGCGTAA